The genomic stretch GAATCCCCCATTTTGGGGTAGCAGAGAGAAGTTATTGCTACCCCTCCTTTTTAAGGTTTCAATTCCCGGACTAGAACCGGGAGTTACAGGGGCCTGAAATTAGTCTGAAGAGAGGTGATGTTAGGGGCACCTGACTTTCTGCAAGAGCTGGTTCAAAAATTATTAAAAGAAAAGAAAAAGGAGGAGGAGAAACCGAATGAGTACGAGGCAAAAAATTGTTCTGACAATTACGTTGTTGCTGAGCTTGGGCCTGATATTCAGTACTGCAACAGCTTTCGCTGCCACCTTTAGTGATGTCAGCGATAGCCATCCAGCCAGCCAGGCCATCAGCAGGCTGGTAGGCCTTGGCGTATTAAAAGGTTATCCCGATGGAAGCTTCAAACCCAATAACAACATCACCCGTGCCGAGTTTGCCAAGATAGCCGTTTTGCTGGCCGATAAAGGACATGCAGCCAAAGCCTTACAAGCAATGCAGCCCAAGTTTCGTGATGTTAAAGCCAATGAATGGTATACCGGTTACATTAATTTAGCGGCTTCCCTGGGTTACGTTAAAGGATATCCCGATGGCACATATCACCCTAACGACCAGATTACCAATGCTGAAGTCGTTACCGTTTTGCTACGGGTACTGGGTTACGATGATCGCCTGGTGGGGCAGTGGCCCGCCAACTACCTGTCCAAGGCTGCCGAGTTAGGTATTCTGGATAAAGTGGCCGGTTTCGACGCTGCTACTTCGGCTAAACGCGGTGATGTGGCGATTATGGCCTCTGAAATTCTGGATGAATACTGGGTAGAATACGACCGGGAGAAAGGCATGTTCGTATCGTCTCTGGATCCCAGCACCGGTAGGTACGAGAAACTGATGGAAAAGAACTTCCAGGGTATTGTGGAAGAAGACGTCCTGATCGTAGGCTGGGAGATCAGTGGGAATACCCGAAAAATCACCTACTGGGATCGTGAAGGTTATAAAGACTACAAGGATAACGATTGGGAAGTAGACGTGAATGGCAATCCCATCTTGAAAACGATATCGGTTAAGGACGATGTTGTTCTGGCCGGTGGTGCCGATATCAACGCCTTTGCCGACTGGGTTGTGGACCTGTATATTGATCCCGATGACAACAAAGTTTCCATGATTGAAAAGAAAAATTACGGCCGCCTGAACTTTATAAACCGCAACGATATTCCCGAAAGCCACCTGGTGCAGGCGGAACTGAAAGGCAATACCATTATTATAGACGATACCAGCTACACCCTGGCGTCCGATGCTTATATCGTCTCCGGTAGTCCTTATGTCAGCGCCCCCGCTGATAAGTGGTTTGACGCAGTAGTAGACGCTGAAACGGGTAAGACAAATAAGGATGTTTACGAGGATACGAAAGAATTCGGCGTCAAGCGCATGCTGGCCGCCGAGCGTATCAGGCTCAGCATCGATGAAAACGGTAACGTGATTCAGGTAAAGCTGACCAACTGGGGGCAGCCGGCGCTGGTTAAGAGCGTTGACCTGGATCGCGAGCGGATTATTGCCGAATCCGGTGCCAATAGCCAACCTACCTTGCCTACCGATTTGGATGAAAAGAGCTACGTAGTAGAAAGCACGCGGGTACCGGGTGCGAAGTTGCAAGTGAACAGCCTTGAGGGAGCGATAGAAGAGGGCGACGTGGTATACGTATACGAACATGCCCATGGCAAGGATTACTACATCCTGGTTTACGCAGGCAAGCAGGTGGAAGGAACCCTGGAAAGCGCCGAATTTGACGGAGACGAGGTCTGGCGCGTAACGGTAGACGGTCAGAAGTATGATGTGGATCCGTTGGCCAGGATTTCCAAAGATGCCGGTGAGACTTACACCAGTCTCAATAGGGAAGAAGTACGCAACCTCTACGGTCGCAAGGTAAAACTGTACCTGGCCGGTTCCGGCGATGTGGAATTCATTGAGAGCGACGTGGAAACTGGCGGCGCAGTTGTGGAAGAAAGCGGAACCCTGTACGGCGTGCTGGAGAAAATCACCTTTGATTATGCCGGCACCGAAGCTAACATTGATGGAATCGAATCGCTCAAA from Calderihabitans maritimus encodes the following:
- a CDS encoding S-layer homology domain-containing protein, whose product is MSTRQKIVLTITLLLSLGLIFSTATAFAATFSDVSDSHPASQAISRLVGLGVLKGYPDGSFKPNNNITRAEFAKIAVLLADKGHAAKALQAMQPKFRDVKANEWYTGYINLAASLGYVKGYPDGTYHPNDQITNAEVVTVLLRVLGYDDRLVGQWPANYLSKAAELGILDKVAGFDAATSAKRGDVAIMASEILDEYWVEYDREKGMFVSSLDPSTGRYEKLMEKNFQGIVEEDVLIVGWEISGNTRKITYWDREGYKDYKDNDWEVDVNGNPILKTISVKDDVVLAGGADINAFADWVVDLYIDPDDNKVSMIEKKNYGRLNFINRNDIPESHLVQAELKGNTIIIDDTSYTLASDAYIVSGSPYVSAPADKWFDAVVDAETGKTNKDVYEDTKEFGVKRMLAAERIRLSIDENGNVIQVKLTNWGQPALVKSVDLDRERIIAESGANSQPTLPTDLDEKSYVVESTRVPGAKLQVNSLEGAIEEGDVVYVYEHAHGKDYYILVYAGKQVEGTLESAEFDGDEVWRVTVDGQKYDVDPLARISKDAGETYTSLNREEVRNLYGRKVKLYLAGSGDVEFIESDVETGGAVVEESGTLYGVLEKITFDYAGTEANIDGIESLKIMRADGKEVYYRTGGTSYIHWYDENTGKWRSFDPTDATDIDPDPDNGVHVDDGDYYDSAHLLGLGGEEAILKPGVLLEFDLREDGTLGNVTPLVTDEYTGTLDKVDTDLDRVRIDGVWYSILDWTTIFDNSTPTDADVIDWADTKYDLEDGIANGGTFVYYKRTSNKIEYLVVSAPTGVTDRFGVLVAKGRDVDGYYADIEIGGDVKRYDAGAVKNLPDYTDSAARSVIRYSLSGGDLDSFHEIGDNNPYSVIEFVYDNNTYYINGFAYVKTLDATARAMELEVTANAEDGSTLTFTKWYSYDEDTKVWDIDDEKDDVEFVDINYIADGDRILLAIPQDGFEFTDVDGDGTIEYEEIKKGIFAGYDEHSTKNGNVLKWIGIRN